One Aphidius gifuensis isolate YNYX2018 linkage group LG3, ASM1490517v1, whole genome shotgun sequence DNA window includes the following coding sequences:
- the LOC122850998 gene encoding uncharacterized protein LOC122850998, whose product MEFKVLFGILIVILFVSGTKGGKNKGGSKSDKRNSKTTSRPRMTERPVQATGGSPNNIGWQIPNSHPQQAKPVQTPFGAPASNNVIVNQAPPAQPSHHVTVNQAPPAQPSHHVIVNQAPPVQPQHTVIVHQAPVQPQHTVIIQQAPVQPMFPVPIIIPSFHSHGGHTHDKIETHSTNVNSTIIYNNYYNGTAPDNNSSIVNVTTPANSLPASNNNSTNTTTVVTQTVITKTHIIKTST is encoded by the exons atggAGTTCAAGGTTTTATTTGGAATACTTATTGTTATACTGTTTGTGTCAG gtaCAAAAGGGGGAAAAAATAAAG GTGGTTCAAAATCAGATAAACGTAACTCAAAAACTACATCACGTCCACGAATGACTGAACGACCTGTACAAGCTACAGGTGGTTCTCCAAATAATATTGGTTGGCAAATTCCAAATTCACATCCTCAACAAGCCAAACCAGTTCAAACTCCTTTTGGTGCTCCAGCATCAAATAATGTTATTGTCAATCAAGCACCACCAGCACAACCATCACATCATGTTACTGTTAATCAAGCACCACCAGCACAACCATCACATCATGTTATTGTTAATCAAGCACCACCAGTACAACCACAACATACTGTAATTGTCCATCAAGCACCAGTACAACCACAACATACTGTAATTATCCAACAAGCACCAGTACAACCTATGTTTCCAGTACCTATAATTATTCCATCTTTCCATTCACATGGTGGACATACACATGATAAAATAGAAACACATTCAACAAATGTTAATTCAActataatatacaataattattacaatggTACTGCTCCTGATAACAATTCATCAATTGTTAATGTTACAACACCTGCTAATTCATTACCagcatcaaataataattcaacaaatacaaCTACTGTTGTTACACAAACAGTTATTACTAAAAcacatattattaaaacttcaaca
- the LOC122850999 gene encoding transmembrane protein 62-like: MTDGKTRGWGGSKQNLQEWKKYKEVLDESGITTGDIPWLDIRGNHDNFNIISIDSPENHYLNYSIQGQKKARSFIHQMTVRSTNYSFIAVDACMTPGPRRPFDFFGHLDKTEIQHITKFIEKSKQSKSDYNIWFGHFPTSCIITDDEKDVKQIIGKDEKSVAYLCGHLHTFAGLSPNMYTIQNEGYLEIEVSDWKEHRIFRLGVIDNGLFTFVDVKHDEWPIGIITNPKNALYHMKKKENIQSIVDSTHIRVLAFSLDPVVNVSIQINNGKWINCYKVGDDPLWVTEWNSSLYKIATNSIRAKIIDKMGRTKETELQYFSLDGTQPSFSFISTVILNTETKTFVLITIIFYAFMSIIIIVPLCICKYLHGLCQKKQRDNPRIRRKWIRSCVRKIWLLSTLDFIFYPIIIYPIYLAIGPWIAGEIIEDKYVSISYIKCAGSVWTPS; the protein is encoded by the exons ATGACCGATGGAAAAACTCGAGGTTGGGGAGGCtctaaacaaaatttacaagaatggaaaaaatacaaagaggTTTTAGATGAGTCTGGAATAACTACTGGTGATATCCCCTGGTTGGACATACGAGGAAATCATG ataattttaatataatctcCATCGATTCACCAGAGAAtcattatctaaattattcaattcaaGGTCAAAAAAAGGCACGTTCTTTTATCCATCAAATGACTGTACGTTCAAcgaattattcatttatcgCTGTTGATGCCTGTATGACACCTGGACCAAGAc gaccatttgatttttttggacATCTTGATAAAACTGAAATTCAACATAtaactaaatttattgaaaaatctaaACAATCAAAAAGTGATTATAACATTTGGTTTGGTCATTTTCCAACATCTTGTATTATAACTGACGATGAAAAAGAcgttaaacaaataatag gaaaagatgaaaaatcaGTTGCTTATCTTTGTGGTCATCTACATACATTTGCTGGTTTATCACCCAACATGTATACAATACAAAATGAAGGATATCTTGAAATTGAAGTATCTGATTGGAAAGAACATCGTATATTTCGTCTTGGTGTTATTGACAATGGTTTATTTACATTTGTTGATGTTAAACATGATGAATGGCCAATTGGTATAATAACAAATCCAAAAAATGCATTatatcatatgaaaaaaaaagaaaatatacaatCAATTGTTGATTCAACTCATATTAGAGTTTTAGCATTTTCATTGGATCCAGTTGTTAATGtttcaattcaaataaataatggaaaatggataaattgttataaagtTGGTGATGATCCACTTTGGGTTACTGAGTGGAATTCATCATTGTATAAAATTGCTACTAATTCTATACgtgctaaaataattgataaaatgggAAGAACAAAAGAAACggaattacaatatttttcacTTGATGGTACACAAccatctttttcatttatttctacTGTTATTCTTAATACTGAAACAAAAACATTTGtattaataactattattttttatgcattTATGAGTATCATAATTATTGTTCCATTGTGTATATGCAAATATCTTCATGGTCtttgtcaaaaaaaacaaagggATAATCCAAGAATACGTAGAAAATGGATACGTTCTTGTGTTAGAAAAATATGGTTATTATCTAcacttgattttatattttatccaattattatttatccaatTTATTTGGCAATTGGTCCATGGATAGCTGGAGAAATTATTGAAGATAAATATG TCTCAATAAGTTATATCAA atgTGCTGGATCAGTTTGGACACCATCATAA